The following proteins are co-located in the Trichormus variabilis 0441 genome:
- a CDS encoding cobyrinate a,c-diamide synthase, whose amino-acid sequence MALVIAGERSGVGKTTVTLTLLASLCRRSAIVQSFKVGPDYIDPMFHSYVTGRACRNLDPVLTSEAYVQDCFARHHQESEYALVEGVMGLFDGIGQLSVVDHNGQSTTGISDFASTAHVARLLDLPVVLVIDCSRLSGSVAAIAHGYRSFDTRIKIAGVVLNRVGSDRHLSLLQDALKPLQLPILGVLRRQDDIAIPDRHLGLIPTAELQELDAVINRLADLGDACFDWQSLLPLLQVSGAGGRGQGAGEAGGELTARFSPSPQSPIPSPQSLVPNPQSPIPNPPKIAVARDRAFNFYYQDNLDLLQQLGAELVFWSPLTDGELPSGVQGMYFGGGFPEVFAPQLAANSRARDAVKQAILAGMPTIAECGGLMYLCEQIVDFEGQSWPMVGVLPTSAAMGGRLTLGYRRAVALQDGLLVNAGTHIYGHEFHRSRLITAPPQPLFETYRYDCPENTGCEGWGFPKNIHASYVHLHWGESGEIPRRFIQQCAYFGETKNLVHMH is encoded by the coding sequence ATGGCTTTAGTGATTGCTGGGGAACGTAGCGGGGTGGGCAAGACAACAGTCACACTCACCCTTTTAGCATCTTTATGTCGGCGTAGTGCCATAGTACAGTCGTTCAAAGTCGGGCCAGACTATATTGACCCGATGTTTCACAGCTATGTGACTGGTCGTGCTTGCCGCAATTTAGACCCAGTTTTGACTTCAGAAGCTTACGTTCAGGATTGTTTTGCTCGTCATCACCAAGAGAGTGAATATGCTCTGGTTGAGGGGGTGATGGGGTTGTTTGATGGAATTGGTCAGTTGTCAGTTGTTGACCATAACGGACAATCGACTACTGGTATCAGTGACTTTGCTAGTACTGCTCATGTGGCACGGCTTTTAGATTTGCCTGTGGTTTTGGTGATTGATTGTAGTCGCTTGTCTGGTTCTGTGGCAGCGATCGCCCACGGTTACCGCTCTTTTGATACCCGTATTAAAATTGCTGGGGTGGTGTTAAATCGCGTGGGCAGCGATCGCCATCTCTCTCTCCTCCAAGATGCCCTAAAACCTCTGCAATTACCTATACTCGGTGTGCTACGCCGTCAAGATGACATTGCCATTCCCGATCGCCATCTCGGTTTAATCCCCACTGCCGAATTACAAGAGTTAGATGCTGTCATTAATCGTCTTGCTGATTTAGGCGATGCTTGTTTCGATTGGCAAAGTTTATTACCTCTGTTGCAAGTAAGCGGGGCAGGGGGCAGGGGACAGGGGGCAGGGGAGGCAGGGGGAGAACTGACTGCAAGATTTTCGCCCAGTCCCCAATCCCCAATCCCTAGTCCCCAATCCCTAGTCCCCAATCCCCAATCCCCAATCCCCAATCCCCCTAAAATCGCCGTTGCCCGCGATCGCGCTTTTAATTTCTATTACCAAGACAATCTTGATTTGTTGCAGCAGTTGGGGGCGGAACTGGTTTTCTGGAGTCCTTTAACGGATGGGGAACTACCATCGGGTGTGCAGGGAATGTATTTTGGTGGCGGTTTTCCAGAAGTGTTTGCCCCACAGCTAGCCGCAAATAGCCGCGCCCGTGATGCGGTGAAACAAGCTATTCTCGCAGGAATGCCTACGATTGCTGAGTGTGGGGGATTGATGTATCTGTGTGAGCAAATTGTCGATTTTGAAGGGCAATCTTGGCCGATGGTGGGAGTGTTACCTACATCTGCAGCAATGGGTGGACGTTTAACTTTGGGATATCGCCGTGCTGTAGCCTTGCAGGATGGCTTGTTAGTGAACGCAGGTACTCACATTTATGGACACGAGTTTCATCGCTCACGCTTGATTACAGCGCCCCCTCAGCCCTTATTTGAAACTTACCGCTATGATTGCCCAGAAAATACGGGTTGTGAAGGATGGGGTTTCCCGAAAAACATCCACGCCTCTTATGTTCATCTCCATTGGGGAGAGAGTGGAGAAATTCCCCGACGGTTTATTCAGCAGTGTGCCTATTTCGGCGAAACCAAGAATTTAGTACATATGCACTAA
- a CDS encoding HU family DNA-binding protein, translating to MNKGELVDAVAEKASVTKKQADAVLTAALETIIEAVSSGDKVTLVGFGSFESRERKAREGRNPKTNEKMEIPATRVPAFSAGKLFREKVAPPKA from the coding sequence ATGAACAAAGGTGAATTGGTTGATGCCGTAGCTGAAAAAGCTAGTGTTACTAAAAAACAAGCTGATGCCGTCTTAACAGCTGCTTTGGAAACGATTATTGAAGCTGTCTCTTCTGGCGATAAAGTCACGCTGGTAGGATTTGGCTCTTTTGAATCACGGGAACGTAAAGCTCGTGAAGGTCGTAACCCCAAAACTAACGAAAAGATGGAAATTCCAGCGACCAGGGTTCCTGCTTTCTCTGCCGGTAAATTATTCAGAGAAAAAGTAGCACCCCCAAAAGCATAG
- a CDS encoding glycoside hydrolase family 10 protein, with protein MPIEFQPQSIRVNTWLTKLLSIPKKLLFVLQGWRSIKRLFPVLFALSFTTVLLLQNLTPATAQISPSPRQEIRGVWLTNNDFDILRNRAKVQDTLTQLRRLNFNTIYPVVWNDGYTKYPSAVTQRMGIPYFFRGTEGQDVIADIISQARSQGLLAIPWFEFGFMAPLTSELASQHPDWLTQKQDGTQTSISAAGEVAWLNPFHPEVQQFITDLVVEIITKYNADGIQFDDHMSLPVDFGYDKYTINLYRQETGNPPPPNPQAQAWIKWRADKITAFMVQLNQAVKARKPNAIFAVSPNYYDFAYKLQLQDWLNWVRLGVVDELVVQVYRNDLQSFNSKLITPEILETQQLIPTGIGIMTGLRNRQVSMSQIQSQVRAAQERGLGAVFFYYESLWDYAPEPVAQRQAAFQQLFPNPARRDTSQITARKPSFNTISVPLYTKGSVGQRERGYFLEVAVAGGQPRRVLMDTGSGGLRVPREFLGNAPINRTGQIVREVLNDGTILEGELVYTSMRMGLIATEEPVPVQIVTSRQCVAQKPNCSARGNTPFSGIIGVNYAERSLPYNPLRKLPGNLSNGFIIAGDRTSGNSSLILGLTAQNRGGFNLASLTQQPAMNSIPGNRWDSRLNGVCLTISGSAMKNTCNAKMLADTGVISSFIDFKSASLMGKLKPGRLSPNNTLKLSIPRILDYSLAPGNRNGFNVWNLNVSPQLDQAMVVNSGIALFDRYNVLFDPVNGQEGFRLRS; from the coding sequence ATGCCAATTGAATTCCAACCCCAAAGCATTCGAGTTAACACTTGGTTAACTAAGTTATTATCCATACCCAAAAAATTGCTTTTTGTTCTTCAAGGTTGGCGGTCAATTAAGCGACTTTTTCCAGTCTTGTTTGCACTGTCATTTACTACAGTACTATTACTACAAAACCTCACGCCAGCAACGGCGCAAATATCCCCATCACCACGACAAGAAATTCGGGGAGTTTGGCTAACAAATAATGACTTTGACATACTCAGAAATCGCGCTAAAGTGCAGGACACACTGACTCAATTGCGGCGGTTGAATTTTAATACAATTTATCCCGTTGTTTGGAACGATGGCTATACCAAGTATCCCAGTGCTGTCACCCAACGGATGGGCATCCCTTATTTCTTTCGAGGCACAGAAGGGCAAGACGTAATTGCAGACATTATTAGTCAAGCTCGTAGTCAAGGCTTACTAGCTATACCTTGGTTCGAGTTTGGTTTTATGGCTCCCTTAACTTCCGAACTAGCATCCCAGCATCCAGATTGGCTGACACAAAAGCAGGATGGAACCCAAACCTCAATTTCTGCGGCGGGTGAAGTAGCCTGGCTGAATCCCTTCCACCCAGAAGTACAGCAGTTTATTACTGACCTGGTAGTAGAAATCATTACCAAATACAACGCTGATGGGATTCAATTTGATGACCACATGAGTTTACCCGTTGATTTTGGCTATGACAAATACACAATTAATCTCTACAGACAGGAAACTGGGAATCCGCCGCCGCCTAATCCTCAAGCCCAAGCATGGATAAAATGGCGGGCAGATAAAATCACCGCTTTCATGGTGCAACTCAATCAAGCTGTGAAAGCCAGAAAACCCAATGCCATTTTTGCCGTTTCGCCCAATTACTATGACTTTGCATACAAGTTGCAATTACAAGATTGGCTCAACTGGGTCAGGTTAGGTGTTGTAGATGAGTTAGTAGTCCAGGTTTACCGGAATGATTTGCAAAGTTTTAATAGTAAACTCATCACTCCAGAAATTCTCGAAACACAACAGTTAATACCTACTGGTATAGGTATTATGACTGGCTTGAGAAATCGCCAAGTTTCCATGTCACAAATTCAGTCGCAAGTCAGGGCGGCTCAAGAACGTGGCTTAGGAGCGGTCTTTTTCTACTACGAAAGCCTTTGGGACTATGCACCAGAGCCAGTGGCGCAACGACAGGCTGCTTTTCAACAACTGTTTCCCAATCCGGCTAGGCGTGATACTTCTCAAATCACAGCCCGAAAACCGAGTTTTAATACTATCTCAGTTCCCTTATATACAAAAGGTTCTGTTGGGCAACGAGAGCGGGGTTATTTTCTCGAAGTAGCAGTGGCTGGTGGTCAGCCAAGGCGTGTTCTGATGGATACAGGCTCTGGGGGGCTGAGAGTGCCTAGAGAGTTTTTAGGCAATGCCCCTATCAATAGAACTGGTCAGATAGTCAGAGAGGTGCTAAACGATGGCACTATCCTCGAAGGAGAGTTAGTTTACACAAGTATGCGTATGGGGTTAATTGCCACTGAAGAACCTGTGCCGGTGCAAATCGTCACCAGTCGCCAATGTGTAGCCCAAAAACCTAATTGCTCTGCCAGGGGTAACACACCGTTCTCTGGTATTATCGGTGTCAACTATGCAGAACGCTCACTGCCTTACAATCCTTTGAGAAAACTACCAGGGAATTTAAGTAACGGATTTATTATTGCAGGCGATCGCACTAGTGGTAACAGTAGCCTCATCCTGGGTTTAACAGCACAGAATCGGGGAGGATTTAATCTAGCTTCCCTGACTCAACAACCCGCAATGAATAGTATTCCAGGAAATAGATGGGACTCTAGGCTCAATGGAGTTTGTTTAACTATTTCTGGCAGTGCCATGAAAAATACCTGTAATGCCAAAATGCTAGCGGATACTGGCGTAATCAGTAGTTTTATTGACTTTAAGTCTGCTTCCCTCATGGGTAAACTCAAACCCGGCAGGTTAAGCCCAAACAACACGCTCAAGTTATCCATTCCCCGCATACTTGACTACAGCCTCGCCCCAGGCAATCGCAACGGGTTTAATGTATGGAATCTCAATGTTTCACCACAGCTAGATCAAGCTATGGTTGTGAATAGTGGCATAGCACTGTTCGACCGATACAATGTACTTTTTGACCCAGTGAATGGACAAGAAGGTTTCCGTCTTCGCAGTTAA
- the cobD gene encoding threonine-phosphate decarboxylase CobD, producing MRQPDHGGNLAWAAALAGCPADAIVDFSASISPLGPPQSAIAAIQSQISNLRHYPDPDYSELRLALGHFHQLPLEWILPGNGSAELLTLAGRELAQLAATVLITPAFGDYYRTLRAYHARVLEFPLVSVESRVLGTECHLTQLHTQHSGLSTNYALLLNNPHNPTGKLFTREAILPLLEQFALVVVDEAFMDFVPPDEEQSLIPVVAEYPNLVILRSLTKFYSLPGLRLGYAIAHPDRLQKWQLWRDPWPVNTLAAAAAIAALEDREFQVQTWQWLPPAREELFQGLTAIPGLTPQASAANFLLVETQQSSLELQQKLLQQHQILIRDCLSFKELGDRFFRLAVRSHTDNQRLTKALKTIAQNSLDH from the coding sequence ATGCGGCAACCAGATCACGGGGGAAATTTAGCTTGGGCAGCAGCGTTGGCTGGCTGTCCTGCGGATGCGATTGTAGATTTTTCTGCTAGCATCAGCCCGTTGGGGCCGCCTCAAAGTGCGATCGCTGCTATTCAGTCACAAATTAGTAATCTCAGGCACTATCCAGATCCTGATTACAGTGAACTGAGACTGGCTCTAGGTCATTTCCATCAATTACCTTTAGAGTGGATTCTGCCGGGCAATGGTTCAGCAGAATTACTTACTCTCGCAGGTAGGGAATTAGCTCAATTAGCCGCAACAGTTTTAATAACTCCAGCCTTTGGCGATTACTACCGCACCTTAAGGGCGTACCACGCTAGAGTACTGGAGTTTCCCCTTGTTAGTGTTGAGTCACGAGTATTGGGTACAGAATGTCACTTAACGCAACTTCACACCCAGCACTCAGGACTCAGCACTAACTATGCTTTGTTACTCAACAATCCCCACAACCCAACAGGCAAGCTATTCACAAGAGAGGCGATTTTACCTCTGCTGGAACAATTTGCTTTGGTGGTGGTGGATGAAGCATTTATGGATTTTGTCCCTCCTGATGAGGAACAAAGCCTGATTCCAGTGGTGGCAGAATATCCTAACCTAGTGATATTGCGATCGCTGACAAAATTCTACAGTCTCCCAGGGCTGAGATTAGGATATGCGATCGCTCACCCTGATCGTCTGCAAAAATGGCAATTATGGCGTGACCCCTGGCCTGTCAATACTTTGGCGGCGGCGGCGGCGATAGCTGCCCTTGAGGATCGAGAATTCCAAGTACAAACTTGGCAATGGCTACCACCTGCAAGAGAGGAACTATTCCAAGGCCTAACCGCCATTCCAGGATTAACACCCCAAGCCAGTGCTGCTAACTTCTTGCTAGTGGAAACACAACAATCGAGTTTAGAATTACAGCAAAAATTACTCCAGCAGCACCAGATTTTAATCCGTGATTGTCTTAGCTTTAAAGAACTAGGCGATCGTTTTTTCCGCCTCGCCGTCCGTTCTCACACCGACAATCAACGCTTAACAAAAGCACTAAAGACAATAGCCCAAAACTCTCTTGACCACTGA